CCGGATGTATCATCCAGTGCTATTTCTACTTTTCCTTGGGCACAGTTGAGTTCCTCCTGCTGACAGTCATGTCCTATGACCGCTATGCCGCCATCTGCTCCCCTCTGAGGTACACCGCCATCATGAGACCTCCTGTCTGCATTGAGACCGTTGTGTTCTCTTGGGTGGGAGGCTTCCTGTCTGTGCTCTTTCCAACCATCCTCATCTCCCAGCTGCCCTTCTGTGGCTCCAACATCATTAACCACTTCTTCTGTGACGGTGGACCCTTGCTGGCCCTGGCCTGTGCAGACACCACTGCCATCGAGCTGATGGATTTTATGCTTTCTTCCATGGTCATCCTCTGCTGCGTAGTCCTCACGGCCTATTCCTCTATGTACATCATCTTGACAATAGTGCGCATTCCTTCTGCAAGTGGAAGGAAGAAGGCCTTTAATACCTGCGCTTCCCACCTGACCATAGTCATCATTTCTAGTGGTATCACTGTGTGCATCTTTGTGACTCCCTCCCAGAAAGAATATCTGGAGATCAACAAGATCCCTTCAGCTCTGAGCAGTGTGATGACTCCATTCCTCAATCCCTTTATATATACTCTCAGGAATGACGCCGTGCAGGGAGTCCTCAGGGATATGTGCATCAGGGTTTGAGGAGTTTTAGAAAAGAGGATGAGAGCAGTGCTGAGGAGCAGATTGTCCTCCAACAAAGACCACCAAGGAGGGGCTTGCTGTTCTCCACCATGTATGTATTGTGTAAAGCTCCAGTGTTAGAAAGAGAGGAGCTGCCTTAGTGAAAGAGTGAGCTAGCTATAGTCTACAGTGGAAAGACTGACTGTGGAGACAGAGACTTGAACTCTGACCTTGGTTTTAACTTTAATCTGTGACTGCAGCTGTGTCACCAGCCATTCTGACTCTCAGTACTCTCAGCTGAAGTGCAACAGGGCTGGACTTGATGATCTCTAAGTCCTATCCACAATGAATATTGTAAGAATTGAAGGGCCATGCAGTCTATTTCCTCCTAAAGTCCTAACACGTTTGGCCCCACTTCTTTATGGATCCCGAACACAACTGTTCTATCAGCTTGACACAAAGTCCTTCTTGAACTTCTCTGCATGGACCCTCTTTCTTTCCATCCTCTGCAGGATCTTTTTAGAAATAACCTTCATTATTCTCTAATCCACTATCATATCCTgtaatccattttttttcttagtgggCATTTGCAATGATTGTGATGGGTATATGTCATCTGTGTTATTTAATAATATTGCTTTCTGTAATAGAACATGTTCATAATATCCAATATGCTCGTGTTCTTATGTAAGACATGGCCCTGTTCCCCTAGCCACTAATGATTGATCCATGGATGGATAATCTGACCGAAGGCATAACCCATCACCTGCAGGGATACTTACGCACCTAAGAGACTGGCCAATGACCTACGACCTGTGTGACTTGGCTGGACCAGATGAGCTGTGCAAACAGATAACCACTTTTTTGAGAAATTGAAGCAAAAAACACAGAGATTATTCCACACAAGGGCGATGCTTCCCCTGGAAGCAGAAATAAGCTTGGTGGTTGGAGTGGCCACTTTGGTGCCAGGGACAAGCTGATGAGTAATCAGAGGAAACCAGTCTGCCTCTCAGAGAGAATGGAGTTGATGTATGGAGAAAAACACAGAAGAGACAGATGAGAGCCCACTCAGTTGCAGAGGCACAACACAAAGAGCCCTCTTCTTTCATGGCTTCCTAGGCCTGGAGCTGGTAGAGTTTTGATTCCTCTTCCTGGATTTGATGTGTTTTGCCTGTACCTGTAAATCAAATCCCTTTTTATTGAGCCATCTTGAGAAGGTCTTAGATTCTCGTGACCAAAAAGCAGCTTAACTACAAAGTTCATTATCTCTCCACCAAGCATAGCTTCTCCCCTTTTCTGGCTCCATacacctggaaagaatgttttgggccaggtgcggtggctcaagcctgtaatcccagcactttgggaggccgagacgggcggatcacgaggtcaggagatcgagaccatccttgctaacacggtgaaaccccgtctctactaaaaagaatacaaaaaactagctgggcgaggtggtgggcgcctgtagtcccagctactcgggagactgaggcaggagaatggcgtgaacccgggaggtggagcttgcagtgagcccagatcgcaccactgcactccagcctgggtgacagcaaagcgagactccgtctcaaaaaaaaaaaagaaaaaaaaaagaatctgttttgttttgctttttgtttgagatggagtctcgctctgtcacccaggatggagtgcagtggtgcaatctcggctcactgcaacctccgcctcctgggttcaagtgattctcttgcctcagcctcctgagtagctgggaccacaggcacgtgccaccatgcctggctaatttttgtatttttagtagagatggggtttcactgtgttagccaggatggtctcgatctcctgacctggtgatctgcccacctcggtctcccaaactgctgggattacaggcatgagccactgcgcccagccaagaatctGTTTTTAACTGCACTCCTAGTCTGATTCTTGGTGCCCAAACACTGCCTGGGATGCTTAACTGGCCCCCCTCTCAGTGCAAACCAGCTTTTCAATGTCATCAGAATCTCTGAGGCTTAATTTCTTGTCCTGCTTGGCCACCAGTGCTGCAGCATCCACTTTGCTAAATTAACCCCTATGCTCCGTGTGGAACTGGTCAGAAGGACATATGCATACCTCAGGAACTGCTGCAGAGTTCTGTGGACATAAATGAAGGCCACTCAAATGAGCACAGATACCACTTACTCAGAGTTGGCTATATCAGGGGAGTCAGCCACCATCATTTGCCTTTGGCAGAGAGTCAAAGGCAGGCAGGTGAGTGGAAAGCTTCATAGTAGAAAAAACAGGGAAGGTCCGGGTATCCACTGACTGGAGGGTTTTGGCATGGGGAGCTGGAGGTGAGCTAACTAGAAGCAGGACATCTTAGGGGATTGGTTTGGGAagcatatttggctttctctgattGGTCTTGAATTGGAAAGACGTGTGGAAGGGGAGGGGGCTTCAGAAATCAGGAAAGTGGGCAGTCACGAACAAGTCTTGTCCATTCTGGGCCAAGTGCTTCAGAGGTTTGGTTGTGGTTTGGCTTCCCTCGAGGGTCCCTTTGGAGTTTCTGCGTTAGAGTTCTGTTGTCATATATGATCTGGCTGTTGTCCACTTTTATATTCAGTCTCTCAGTTCTTATAACCTTGAAATttcatataacattttaaagCCTAAGCAGAAGGACAGTCCTCCCAAAGTGGAAAACCAGATCCCGTGAGAACAGATGATGAAAGGTGAGCTCAGGTAAACGGAACGTTGTTGGGGGTTTGCAGGCCAGGAATGGGAGCTGTAGAAACTGAGGATGTCTTGCATGTGCCAAAGACTCTGCTTCTTTGAGTGGACCCCAAGTCCCAAGATTTAGACTCTTTGGCTAGTAGGGCTTGTGAGGACACCTTGTGCCTCTAGAGGAAGCCCACTGTTACTGTACATCTGGCAAAGCAGTTAGACTGTGAGGCCCAGTCTTCTGTGGAGACTTCTATGAGTCTCTAGGATCAGATTAGGGGAGAGGAAGAAGCTAGACTTCGGTGTTTCCCTGTGTAGGACTCTGAGATGGCCTCAGAACCCATGCTCTCTCTACCAGCAATGTTTCACTGAAAACATCTGGGGACTCATAGACTCTCTCAGAAGTCTTTCAAACCACTGACCAAAAGCTTCTAAGTTTGGATTTAAAACCAGCAACATACGTCCAAGTTTCCGCTGGTGAACCCTTAGCCTAGCAGTTCCATTCTCAGCCCACAGCAAACACTTCCTTCTTATAGGCCTTTCCATGCCTTGTGGGGTTGGTGtgtttttgtctgtctttgtCAGGGGTGGCAAATACTTGAGTCTCACAGTACCAAATACGTTAGCCGTGGAAGGCATCTGAGCTACCAGAGGCGAATCCATACGGGTGTGCAGCAACCTCAagtcttgcctcctcagaagaaagaatttgactgaggggcataagatGGAAAAAGAGACCATGGGAAGTTTCAGAGCAGGggtggaagtttattttaaaaggttttacaacagcaaagagaggaaaatatgcttggaagagacccaagcagGCACCGAGGTAAAGTGCAGTGTTTAACCTTGATCCTAGGACTTTATAGGCTGGcccctttcccatgattcttcccttagggtgtGCTGCCTGTATGTGCAGTGCCCCCCTTACTCTTGGGAAGTGAGCATACACAGCGTGTTTAGGAAGTTGTACCCATGCCCacctgaggctttcttcccttttccggTGGAGTGCCCCTGGAAGGTCATACTCTGCCAGTTTGTCTCTTAATGTGCATGCCCAGAAAGTTGCTTCTTCCTGGCAtctgcattcaattaacactttaGTGTAACAGATGTGAACcctcaggataatggcctctccctggctgccaatttatcacttttagaGAGGCAATGTGACAAATGCCGAACCATCACCTGACATTCCCAGTGGGTGGGGGatagccctctcctgccctgctcatgcctaACTATCTGTAACATCTTCCCCAAGAAATAGCAAATTCCTTTCAGTGCAGAAGATTGGATGATATTAGTTTGGGGGTCTCCTACCCTTTCTCCCAGAAACCTACATCAGTGTTTCACATACCAGATATGCTAAGTATTTACTAAAGTGAAAATATGTGCAGTTTAGCAAGAGtcctttttgaaaatgtaaattttagcTTGGATTTGGGTTGGGGTATTCCCACTAAATAAAGCAGTTCAGCCCcttagaaaggaggaagaagcctGCAGGCACCGGGAGGACCCTCTGAGGGGCAGTGAGCATCAGGAAATGGAAATGGGTTCAGATACAGGGAAAGGGGCACGAGGGCAAAATTCATCGGCTTGCACACTTTGCCTTAGCTGTCTGTACTTGCTCCCACTTCTACACTCATTCTAGTTCCAAGACCAAATGGGAGGTAGCTTCTGCTGTAAACTCCTTAGAAAACAGAGGCTGAAAGATGGCCAGTGGTCCAGTCCCAGAAAGTCTGGGGATTGGGGGAGCATGTCAAAGTGTCACAGACCTCTCTAGTCTATgacatgatttttattctttaatagaTCTGTGGCCTCCACAGCCTGCATCTGTCTGTGACCTTCATTTACTCTCCCAGTGGCTCCAGAGAGTTTCTCCAGGATGCAGCTGGCAGAATCTAGGCGGCCGGGGGTGGCCTTGGCTTCTGAAGGTGTGCAAGGGGGTCTGGCACTCTGTAACTGTTgggaaatagaattaaaaacaaaatctatccCCAGCTCAGAAAACTGGCCCGCAaaggtagaaaagaaataaaacagttttattgtTGAATATGCATTGAACCAGAATATAATGCTCATCACAGGCAATCTTCTAAAAAGAttgcaaagacagaaataaaCGTCACCCTTTTATAAAGACATACTAATAAAATTAATTGCATACCTTTTCTCAAGATAAATAACAACTAATCCTCAAGTAAAAGGACTTGACGACCCCACTTGTCACACACAGTTTGTCCTCAGTTCACTTGGTAATTGGGGTGAATCATCTGTTCTATCTAATTggctttatccaaaggaaaaataaactttacatATCTTTGTAACAGGAGGTAATTTAGGAGCAAGAGGTTCTGAAGTTAGGttcctcccctcccaccaggACTGGGAATAGAGGTGCTATCTTCCTTGATGATTCCAAAGAGATATTTCCCAGGTCCTTAagaaagacattcctgggttGTAATGCTGTTCAGAGGATTAGTTaccatttaaaaagatttatttatagttcagagagacagagaaagaactcATAAATTTTTTGAGGTAAATGCATAAGGAAAGTGAAGAGGGAGAACTTTCTTCCCTTATTTTCAACAGAGAGAAATAAGCCACTTATTTTGAATTTGCACTTGCTGTTACATAGCCCTGAGGCTTGGCGGAGGGGCAGGAGACATTCTGCCAATGCTCTTTGCGTCCGCCTGCTTTGCCAATTTAGGTGTATGTTCGTGCAGGACCCCTACAAAACAAGGTGAGCAGACCTGATTCCCATCTGAGAACATTCCTGAAACTGACATCATAGGTGTAAACCAAAGTTAGAATCAATTTTcgaaaacttttttgtttttaatatttttaattatgaaaatccACATTCATTGTAAAATCTCAGCCAGTACAGAAGTGTATAAAGTAAAACATGAAAAGTCCTGCCAGCCAATTCCATTCTGTAGCAGTCAACATTGTTagttaacatatatatacatacatttttttttttttttgagacagtctcgctctgtcgcccaggctggggtgcagtggcacgatctcggctcactgcaacctctgcttcctgggttcaagcaattctcctgcctcagcctcctgagtagctgggattacaagtgtgagccaccacccccggcctagTTAAACATATTTTATGCTTAGAATATattagaacatatatatatattcattcatattcACACATATAACTTTTACTTTACAAAACAGAAGGCATTATATGAATTGTCTGCGACTtgagttttaaaatcttttcatgtAAATACTGTCAACAGAAAGAGTCAAACTGTAGAAtaattgaagagatttattctgagccaaatgtgagtgaccacggcccatgacacagccctagGAGATCCTGATGACATATACCTAAGGTGGTCAGACTACAgcttgtttttatacattttagggagacctAAGACATCAaccaatacatgtaagatgtaccttagTTTgatctggaaaggtgggacaactcaaagcagggagggGGTTGAGGGTGGAGAGAGTAAGTTGGGGGGACAAGGAAGGGCTTCCATGTCAAAGGtgaattcaaagattttctgattagcAATTGGCCGACAGTTTATCTAAAGCCCTGGAATTAATAAATGGGAGTGCCTGGGTTCAGacgggttgtggagaccaaggttcttattatgtagatgaagtctTCAGGTAGCAGGGTTCAGAGAGAACAGAACCTGTTTCTTATCAGGCTtaaagagacagctttgcagggttatttcaaaatatgttaaagCAATATATTTTGGAGCAAAATACTTTGGTTTCTTCcagggcctgctatctgtcatattggtatcttattgctaccaAGAATCTGTGCTGTCTTAATGTATAAgactgttttaatgttaatgctggtcagctgtgcctgaattccaaaggcaGGAAGGtttaatgaggcatgtctgaccacCCATtctcatcatggcctgaactagtatTTCAAGTTTACTTTAGAATGCCCTTGGTCGAGCGGAGGGGTCCATTTAGTTGGTTCAGggtgcttagaattttatttttggcttaccGTACCCATAAAGTTATATAATTCATTTTTGGATGTCACTTTTATAACCAATGAAGACACATCTCTTCTATTTTGTTACTGgtgctaaattttttttagcataaaTTCCTGCTATTAGGACTCATGGCTAATAGTGTATGaccattttaaatttcagtaattattttgataaattctGCCAAGTTGTCTCCAAAAATGTGATAACAATTTCCtctcccaccaacattgtataaAAATATCCATCTTCTTCGCTATTGCCATTACTAGCTATTgtcaatctttaaaatttttgtcaacCTGTATGTAAAAATAGTATCTTATTATTGTTATGTACTTCTTCTATTGCTAGTGAGGTTGAGTATCTTCTCATATGTtcattggtcttttttttttttttgagacagagttttgctcttgtcatccaggctggagtacaatggcacgatctcagctcactgcaacctctgcctcccgggttcaagcaattctcttgcctcagtcacccgagtagctgggattacaggcatgcaccatcatgctcagctaatttttgtatttttagtagagatggggtttctccatgttggccaggctggtcttgacttcctgacctcagctgatccacccaccttggcctctcaaagtgctgggattacaggcatgagccaccacacctggcctcatttttttttttttcaagatggagttttgctcttgtcatccaggctggaatgcaatggcacgatctcagctcactgcaacctctgcatcccgggttcaagtgattctcctacctcagtttcccgagtagctgggattacaggcacctgccaccacacctggctaatttttgtatttttagtagagacaaggtttcaccatgttagccaggctggtctcgaactcctgacctcaggtgatccatccaccgtggcctcccaaagtgctgggattacaggcatgagccactgggcctggcttcATTGGTCATTTGTACACTTGAttttagccaaaaggccgagaagtgaTCATTCactggtcatttgtatatcttcttctgtAAATTACTTACTCATATTTCTTGCCAcgtacacaaaaataaaacatttatttttctgctgggttgcttttccttttctgatcACTTGTTATAAACTATTCTCATTGCTTATCAAAAAGGTTTattttgccgggcgtggtggctcatgcctgtaatcccagtactttgggaggccgaggagggtggattacctgaggtcaggagttcaagaccagcctggccaacatggaaaaaccctgtctctactaaaaataccaaaaaattagccatgcagggtggtgtatgcctgtaatcccagctactcaagaagctggggcaagataattgcttgaacctgggaggtggaggttgcagtgagccgagattgcaccactgcaccctagcctgggtgatagagtaagactctgtctcaaaaaacaaaaacaaaaaacaaaaaacaaaagcttcCTTTTGCACACCCTTCAATCCTGCAATCTTACCTCAAGGAAGGAAATAATTGGtcaaatatgcaaatatgtaCGTACAAGGCACTTAGCGTACGTTGTTTATAACATAcaaatatttggaagcaatttAAAATCCAAGAATAGAGAAG
The DNA window shown above is from Chlorocebus sabaeus isolate Y175 chromosome 29, mChlSab1.0.hap1, whole genome shotgun sequence and carries:
- the OR6J1 gene encoding olfactory receptor 6J1; protein product: MAMRVTCDHPHYYTLTSAMTLSAGPTRPVGNWTAVVTEFVLLGFSLSREAELLFLVLLLPTFLLTLLGNLLFISTVLSCSRLHTPMYFFLCNLSILDIVFTSVISPKVLANLGSGDKTISFAGCIIQCYFYFSLGTVEFLLLTVMSYDRYAAICSPLRYTAIMRPPVCIETVVFSWVGGFLSVLFPTILISQLPFCGSNIINHFFCDGGPLLALACADTTAIELMDFMLSSMVILCCVVLTAYSSMYIILTIVRIPSASGRKKAFNTCASHLTIVIISSGITVCIFVTPSQKEYLEINKIPSALSSVMTPFLNPFIYTLRNDAVQGVLRDMCIRV